A DNA window from Loxodonta africana isolate mLoxAfr1 chromosome 7, mLoxAfr1.hap2, whole genome shotgun sequence contains the following coding sequences:
- the P2RY6 gene encoding P2Y purinoceptor 6 codes for MELDNGTDQDVGSLPSNCIYRENFKRLLLPPVYSVVLATGLPLNVCVIAQICMSRRALTRTAVYTLNLALADLLYTCSLPLLIYNYASGDHWPFGDFACRLVRFLFYANLHGSILFLTCISFQRYLGICHPLALWHKHGGRWAAWLVCGAVWLAVTAQCLPTAVFATTGIQRNRTVCYDLSAPALATHYMPYGIALTVVGFLLPFAFLLACYYRLASHLCRQDGPIGPVAQERRSKAARMAVVVAATFALSFLPFHITKTAYLAIRSTSGVPCPTLETFAAVYKGTRPFASFNSVLDPILFYFTQKKFRHRPHKLMRKLTVKWQRQGR; via the coding sequence ATGGAGTTGGACAATGGAACTGACCAGGATGTGGGCTCACTACCCAGTAACTGCATCTACCGTGAGAACTTCAAACGGCTCCTCCTGCCACCTGTGTACTCAGTGGTGCTAGCAACTGGCCTGCCGCTTAACGTCTGCGTTATCGCCCAGATTTGTATGTCCCGTCGGGCCTTGACCCGCACGGCTGTGTacaccctgaacctagccctggCTGACCTGCTGTACACCTGCTCCCTGCCCTTGCTCATCTATAACTATGCCTCTGGTGACCACTGGCCCTTTGGGGACTTCGCCTGCCGCCTGGTCCGATTCCTCTTCTACGCCAACCTGCACGGCAGCATCCTGTTCCTCACCTGCATCAGTTTCCAGCGCTACCTGGGCATTTGCCATCCTCTGGCCCTCTGGCACAAGCACGGGGGCCGCTGGGCTGCCTGGTTAGTATGTGGGGCTGTGTGGCTAGCCGTGACCGCCCAGTGCCTTCCCACAGCTGTGTTTGCCACCACAGGCATCCAGCGTAACCGCACCGTCTGCTACGACCTGAGCGCACCTGCCCTCGCCACCCACTACATGCCCTATGGCATTGCCCTCACAGTCGTCGGCTTCCTGCTGCCCTTTGCCTTCCTACTGGCCTGCTACTACCGCCTGGCCTCTCACCTGTGCCGCCAGGATGGTCCGATAGGGCCCGTGGCCCAGGAGCGGCGTAGCAAGGCGGCCCGCATGGCTGTGGTAGTGGCAGCCACTTTTGCCCTCAGTTTCCTGCCTTTCCACATCACCAAGACAGCCTACCTGGCAATCCGCTCTACATCCGGAGTCCCCTGTCCCACGCTGGAAACCTTTGCAGCTGTCTACAAGGGCACACGGCCCTTCGCTAgcttcaacagtgtgctggatcCTATTCTCTTCTACTTCACCCAGAAGAAGTTCCGCCATCGGCCACACAAGCTAATGCGAAAACTCACAGTCAAGTGGCAGCGCCAGGGTCGTTGA